One window of the Streptomyces sp. NBC_00259 genome contains the following:
- a CDS encoding thymidine kinase: protein MPELVFFSGTMDCGKSTLALQIGHNRSARGLQGVIFTRDDRAGEGKLSSRLGLVTEAVEATEGMDLYAYLVDQLSKGGRADYVIVDEAQFLAPVQIDQLARIVDDLGLDVFSFGITTDFRTKLFPGSQRLMELADRIEQLQVEALCWCGARATHNARTVDGHMVVEGEQVVVGDVNRPAEKVGYEVLCRRHHRRRMTSSVAQAGVLSPDVLPVTPA from the coding sequence ATGCCCGAGCTGGTGTTCTTCTCCGGAACGATGGACTGCGGAAAGAGCACCCTGGCGCTCCAGATCGGCCACAACCGTTCGGCCCGAGGGCTCCAGGGCGTGATCTTCACACGCGACGACCGGGCCGGTGAGGGGAAGCTGTCCTCGCGGCTGGGCCTGGTCACCGAGGCGGTCGAGGCCACCGAGGGAATGGACCTGTACGCCTACCTCGTGGATCAGCTGTCCAAGGGCGGCAGGGCCGACTACGTGATCGTGGACGAGGCGCAGTTCCTCGCCCCCGTACAGATCGATCAGCTCGCCCGGATCGTGGACGACCTGGGCCTGGACGTGTTCTCCTTCGGGATCACAACGGACTTCCGTACCAAGCTGTTCCCGGGGTCGCAGCGGCTGATGGAGCTCGCCGACCGGATCGAACAGCTCCAGGTGGAGGCCCTGTGCTGGTGCGGCGCCCGCGCCACGCACAACGCACGCACCGTCGACGGGCACATGGTCGTCGAGGGCGAACAGGTCGTCGTCGGCGACGTCAACCGCCCGGCCGAGAAGGTCGGTTACGAAGTCCTGTGCCGCCGCCACCACCGCCGCCGCATGACGAGCAGCGTGGCCCAAGCGGGAGTGCTCTCGCCCGACGTGCTGCCCGTCACCCCTGCCTGA
- a CDS encoding cytochrome P450 — protein sequence MDSDTLLARITDYANRPDPFPLYAELREAGPVVRQADGSCLIGTYHEIAALLHDPRMSADPRSGTASPPSEEPAHLPFLRLDDPEHHRLRNSAMRPFGPPHSPGRVNAMRGEIVEITKHLAESFQPGRQIDVVDDFAYPLPVTVICRLLGVPQEDEQLFQAWTEVLVASADIGPEGDTAEQDRAARQARQEMGLYLINLAEQRRGSPTGDMLSDFINEPDPALRLTGEELAETTMLLFIAGHETTVNLITNGVLTLLRQPEQLDQLRREPGLLPQAVEELLRYEPPVHMRERIPLADIDVAGTTIAAGTSVILALASGSRDPKRFREPDRFDPTRPDNQHFGFGSGIHLCYGAPLARIEAEAALGALLPHLSTARLIQDPPPYRQNAMLRGPRHLPVQL from the coding sequence ATGGACTCCGACACCTTGCTGGCACGGATCACCGACTACGCGAACCGCCCGGACCCCTTCCCGCTGTACGCGGAACTGCGCGAGGCCGGTCCCGTGGTGCGGCAGGCGGACGGCAGCTGTCTGATCGGCACGTACCACGAGATCGCGGCTCTGCTCCACGACCCCCGGATGAGTGCCGATCCGCGCTCCGGCACCGCCTCGCCCCCTTCCGAGGAGCCGGCCCATCTGCCCTTCCTGCGGCTCGACGACCCCGAGCACCACAGGCTGCGCAACTCGGCCATGCGGCCGTTCGGCCCGCCGCACAGCCCGGGCCGGGTCAACGCCATGCGCGGCGAGATCGTCGAGATCACCAAGCACCTGGCGGAGAGCTTCCAGCCGGGCCGGCAGATCGACGTCGTCGACGATTTCGCCTACCCGCTGCCCGTCACCGTGATCTGCCGTCTGCTCGGCGTCCCGCAAGAGGACGAGCAGCTGTTCCAGGCGTGGACCGAGGTACTCGTCGCGTCCGCGGACATCGGGCCCGAAGGAGACACCGCCGAACAGGACCGGGCGGCTCGCCAGGCCCGGCAGGAGATGGGCCTGTACCTGATCAACCTCGCCGAACAGCGCCGCGGAAGTCCCACCGGCGACATGCTCTCCGACTTCATCAACGAACCGGACCCCGCCCTGCGGCTCACCGGCGAGGAACTGGCCGAAACCACCATGCTGTTGTTCATCGCCGGGCACGAGACCACGGTCAACCTGATCACCAACGGCGTCCTCACCCTGCTCCGTCAGCCCGAGCAGTTGGACCAGCTGCGCCGCGAACCCGGCCTGCTGCCGCAGGCGGTGGAGGAACTGCTGCGCTACGAACCCCCGGTCCACATGCGCGAGAGGATCCCCCTCGCCGACATCGACGTGGCCGGCACCACGATCGCCGCAGGCACGTCCGTCATCCTGGCGCTGGCCTCGGGCAGCCGCGACCCCAAGCGGTTCCGCGAACCCGACCGATTCGACCCCACCCGCCCGGACAACCAGCACTTCGGCTTCGGCAGCGGTATCCACCTGTGCTACGGCGCGCCACTCGCCCGTATCGAGGCCGAGGCCGCACTCGGCGCCCTGCTCCCCCACCTGAGCACGGCACGCCTGATCCAGGACCCGCCCCCCTACCGCCAGAACGCCATGCTCCGCGGCCCCCGCCACCTGCCCGTCCAACTGTGA
- a CDS encoding NAD(P)/FAD-dependent oxidoreductase, which translates to MAGDLLDGRIVVVGASLAGLRAAETLREKGFRGSLTVVGDEPYPPYDRPPLSKQVLLGKAPADTTALPMRRDPDADWRLGVRATGVDPLEKRVMLADGESLPYDRLLITTGTRARSWPNQEEAALDGVFTLRTRDEAGGLAERLAAGPKRVLVIGAGFTGSEIASACRERGLDVTVAERGPAPLVGALGGTLSKLAAVMQRNHGVDLRCGVTVTALRGDGSGRFTGADLSDGSRVDADVCVVALGAVRNVEWLAESGLAAGPRGITCDAGCRAFDMYGIVTDDVFVAGDVSRFPHPLFGYQLLSLEHWGNAVAQAEVAAHNMVSPGPLRRPHLALPTFWSTQFGLNLKSVGVPTFSDQVVIAQGSLEARRLAMVYGYQGRVTAAVTVDMAKSLDYYKHLIETAAPFPPPPGAADRAIAADIPIPSDVPDPKGLSHGPTVALTGHLPDRRLTLVQPYG; encoded by the coding sequence GTGGCCGGTGATCTGCTGGACGGACGCATCGTCGTCGTCGGCGCGTCCCTGGCCGGGCTGAGGGCCGCGGAGACGCTGCGCGAGAAGGGCTTCAGGGGGTCGCTGACCGTGGTGGGCGACGAGCCCTACCCGCCCTACGACCGGCCGCCGCTGTCCAAGCAGGTGCTGCTCGGCAAGGCGCCGGCGGACACCACGGCGCTTCCGATGCGCCGGGACCCGGACGCCGACTGGCGGCTGGGAGTACGCGCCACCGGCGTGGACCCGCTCGAGAAGCGGGTGATGCTGGCCGACGGCGAGTCGCTGCCGTACGACCGGCTGCTGATCACCACCGGGACCCGGGCACGGTCCTGGCCCAACCAGGAGGAGGCCGCCCTGGACGGGGTGTTCACCCTGCGCACCCGCGACGAGGCCGGGGGGCTGGCCGAGCGGCTGGCCGCCGGTCCGAAACGGGTGCTGGTGATCGGCGCCGGCTTCACCGGCTCGGAGATCGCCTCGGCCTGCCGGGAACGAGGACTGGACGTCACGGTCGCCGAACGCGGCCCCGCACCCCTGGTGGGCGCCCTCGGCGGGACGCTGTCGAAGCTGGCGGCCGTCATGCAGCGCAACCACGGCGTGGATCTGCGCTGCGGGGTGACGGTCACCGCACTGCGCGGGGACGGGAGCGGCCGGTTCACCGGTGCGGACCTGTCCGACGGCAGCCGGGTCGACGCGGACGTGTGCGTCGTGGCGCTCGGGGCGGTCCGCAACGTCGAGTGGCTGGCGGAGTCCGGGCTGGCGGCCGGCCCCCGCGGGATCACGTGCGACGCCGGGTGCCGGGCCTTCGACATGTACGGGATCGTCACCGACGACGTGTTCGTGGCCGGTGACGTCTCCCGGTTCCCGCACCCGCTGTTCGGGTACCAGCTGCTCTCCCTGGAGCACTGGGGCAACGCCGTCGCGCAGGCCGAGGTGGCGGCCCACAACATGGTCAGTCCGGGGCCGCTGCGGCGCCCGCATCTCGCCCTCCCCACGTTCTGGTCGACCCAGTTCGGGCTCAACCTCAAGTCGGTGGGCGTGCCCACCTTCTCCGACCAGGTGGTCATCGCCCAGGGATCCCTGGAGGCACGCCGGCTGGCGATGGTCTACGGATACCAGGGGCGGGTCACGGCAGCGGTCACCGTCGACATGGCCAAGTCGCTCGACTACTACAAGCATCTGATCGAGACGGCCGCTCCGTTCCCGCCCCCGCCCGGCGCGGCGGACCGTGCGATCGCGGCCGACATCCCGATCCCGTCCGACGTGCCGGATCCGAAGGGGCTCTCCCACGGCCCCACCGTGGCGCTCACCGGCCATCTGCCCGATCGCCGGCTGACGCTGGTGCAGCCCTACGGCTGA
- a CDS encoding ferredoxin, translated as MQIVVDLTRCQGYAQCVFLAPDVFELHGEEGLLYAPAVPDGEADHVRQAAAACPVQAILVGEAVSAGGR; from the coding sequence ATGCAGATCGTTGTGGACCTCACGCGCTGCCAGGGCTATGCGCAGTGCGTCTTCCTCGCGCCGGACGTGTTCGAGCTGCACGGTGAAGAGGGGCTGCTGTACGCGCCGGCGGTCCCGGACGGCGAGGCCGATCACGTGCGCCAGGCCGCGGCGGCGTGCCCCGTCCAGGCCATCCTCGTCGGCGAGGCGGTGAGCGCCGGTGGCCGGTGA
- the lysA gene encoding diaminopimelate decarboxylase, with protein MLAHAVATADDLVGLFPPGSCQAEDGELTIGGCRVTELADRFGTPAVVVDENALRRQARAYTQALARYWPNSQAVFASKSFPCTAVVRVMVEEGLGVDVAGGGELVTALAAGADPAKIVVHGNAKTDEELAMAVKAGAGTIVVDNFDDIDRLERIVTTGHQRVLLRVIPEVDADTHEAMVTGRRDSKFGLAIPQAVEAVARLRTSSRLRLEGLHVHVGSQLLATEPFRRSVEAVGGIAELGEHAVYDLGGGLGVRYTYEDRPPTIDAYVRTLTDAAREHLPAGARLILEPGRSLVAGAAATLYRVVTVKPGPRTLVAVDGGMADNLEPMLYGQRFEATLASRIGGWEPCDLVGRHCESGDTLIRDVPLRDPRVGDVVAVPVTGAYCYSLSNNYNGARRPPVVFCRDGEARAVVRRESYEDLLRRDVPPAGNGGSAR; from the coding sequence GTGCTCGCCCACGCCGTAGCCACCGCCGACGACCTCGTCGGACTCTTCCCACCTGGCTCCTGCCAGGCGGAAGACGGTGAACTCACGATCGGCGGATGCCGTGTCACCGAGCTGGCCGACCGCTTCGGCACCCCGGCGGTCGTGGTGGACGAGAACGCCCTGCGCCGTCAGGCCCGGGCGTACACGCAGGCCCTCGCCCGCTATTGGCCGAACAGCCAAGCGGTCTTCGCCTCGAAGTCCTTCCCCTGCACCGCTGTCGTCCGCGTCATGGTCGAGGAGGGACTCGGAGTGGACGTGGCCGGCGGCGGCGAACTGGTCACCGCGCTGGCCGCCGGAGCCGACCCCGCGAAGATCGTGGTCCATGGGAACGCCAAGACCGACGAGGAACTGGCGATGGCCGTGAAGGCCGGGGCCGGCACGATCGTCGTGGACAACTTCGACGACATCGACCGACTGGAACGGATCGTCACCACGGGGCACCAGCGCGTCCTGCTGCGGGTGATCCCGGAGGTCGACGCCGACACGCACGAGGCGATGGTCACGGGCCGGCGCGACTCCAAGTTCGGCCTCGCCATCCCGCAGGCCGTCGAGGCCGTGGCGCGGCTGAGGACGAGCAGCAGGCTGCGGCTGGAGGGACTCCATGTCCACGTGGGCTCCCAACTCCTCGCCACCGAGCCGTTCCGGCGGTCGGTGGAGGCGGTGGGCGGCATCGCGGAACTCGGAGAGCACGCCGTGTACGACCTCGGGGGCGGCCTCGGCGTCCGCTACACCTACGAGGACCGCCCGCCGACGATCGACGCGTACGTACGTACCCTCACCGACGCGGCCCGCGAGCACCTTCCCGCCGGGGCCCGGCTGATCCTGGAGCCCGGCCGGTCGCTGGTGGCCGGGGCGGCAGCGACCCTGTACCGCGTGGTCACGGTCAAGCCCGGTCCGCGCACCCTCGTGGCCGTCGACGGCGGCATGGCGGACAACCTCGAACCCATGCTGTACGGCCAGCGGTTCGAGGCGACGCTCGCGTCCCGGATCGGCGGCTGGGAGCCCTGCGACCTCGTGGGCCGCCACTGCGAGAGCGGCGACACCCTCATCCGCGACGTGCCCCTGCGCGACCCGCGCGTCGGTGACGTCGTGGCCGTCCCGGTGACGGGTGCCTACTGCTACTCGCTCTCGAACAACTACAACGGCGCCCGCCGCCCTCCGGTGGTCTTCTGCCGCGACGGCGAGGCCCGCGCGGTGGTCCGCAGGGAGTCCTACGAGGACCTGCTGCGCCGCGACGTACCGCCGGCCGGGAACGGCGGATCCGCCCGCTGA
- a CDS encoding PQQ-dependent sugar dehydrogenase, which produces MSASRSPRMRAHRLRALWPALVLLAAAVVTVLPQSTAQAHEPVGPADFQQIQMARGEASMGEPMSLAVLPDNSVLHTSRDGRLRRTDPSGTTTVIGTLPVYSHDEEGLQGVGVDPGFATNRAVYLYYAPPLSTPAGDAPSDGTNWSAWQGESRLSRFTLNADWTLNTAGEKIVLRVPADRGICCHVGGDIDFDAAGNLYLSTGDDSNPFQSDGFAPLDERTGRNPAFDAQRTSANTNDLRGKILRIKVNADGTYSTPSGNLFAPGTAGTKPEIYAMGFRNPFRMSVDKGNGTVYVGDYGPDAGGASATRGPGGQVEFNRITAPGNYGWPYCTGTNTTAETYTEYTFPSGPAGAKYNCAGGPANNSPRNTGLTTLPAAKASWIRYGGEAGSPPEFGSGSESPMGGPVYRYDAASTSDVKFPEDLDGHFFAGEFGRRWIKTIDVNANGTPGTIGAFPWSGTQVMDMAFGPNGALYVLDYGTGYFSGDANSALYRIEYVGGGNRSPVAKAAADRTSGQAPLTVAFSSTGSSDPEGGALSYSWNFGDGSTSTSAAPSHTYTANGQYTAVLTVRDPDGDTGTASLPITVGNTAPTVTVKLPVDGTLFSFGDSVPYEITVTDPEDGTIDCAKVKMTYVLGHDNHGHAVTSKNGCTGSITVPVDGEHDDAANIFGVWDAEYTDAGAGGRPPLTTHAQSITQPRHRQAEHFSTSTGVTVMNKPAAQGGKTVGDIHNGDWIAFTPYALGDARRLSARVSSAGSGGTLEVRAGSATGTLLGSVAVPVTGGWDTFTTVNATLSGAPAGTTTLYLVFKGAGSGALYDVDSFDLGQPGRITGLAGKCADVRGAATADGTPVQLYGCNGTDAQKWSRVGQTFQALGKCMDVAGGATANGTPVQLYGCNGTGAQRWDTHTNGTLRNPQSGRCLDVPGGNSADGTQLALYDCVPTSPNEQWVMS; this is translated from the coding sequence ATGTCCGCATCCCGTAGCCCCCGCATGCGCGCGCACCGCCTCAGGGCCCTCTGGCCGGCCCTGGTGCTCCTGGCGGCCGCAGTCGTGACCGTCCTGCCGCAGAGCACCGCACAGGCCCACGAGCCCGTCGGCCCCGCCGACTTCCAGCAGATACAGATGGCCCGCGGCGAGGCGTCCATGGGCGAGCCCATGTCGCTCGCGGTGCTGCCCGACAACTCGGTGCTGCACACCTCGCGTGACGGCAGACTGCGCCGCACCGACCCCTCGGGCACCACCACGGTGATCGGCACGCTGCCCGTGTACTCCCACGACGAGGAGGGCTTGCAGGGCGTAGGCGTCGACCCGGGCTTCGCCACGAACCGGGCGGTCTACCTCTACTACGCCCCGCCGCTCTCCACCCCGGCGGGCGACGCGCCCTCCGACGGCACCAACTGGTCGGCCTGGCAGGGCGAGAGCCGGCTCTCCCGGTTCACTCTCAACGCCGACTGGACGCTCAACACCGCCGGCGAGAAGATCGTGCTGAGGGTCCCGGCCGACCGCGGCATCTGCTGCCACGTGGGCGGGGACATCGACTTCGACGCGGCGGGCAACCTGTACCTCTCCACCGGCGACGACTCCAACCCGTTCCAGTCCGACGGGTTCGCGCCCCTGGACGAACGCACGGGCCGCAACCCGGCCTTCGACGCGCAGCGCACCTCGGCGAACACCAATGACCTGCGCGGCAAGATCCTGCGGATCAAGGTGAACGCGGACGGCACGTACTCCACACCCTCGGGCAACCTCTTCGCGCCCGGCACCGCCGGTACGAAGCCCGAGATCTACGCGATGGGCTTCCGCAATCCGTTCCGGATGAGCGTGGACAAGGGCAACGGCACCGTCTACGTCGGCGACTACGGCCCCGACGCCGGCGGCGCCTCGGCCACCCGCGGCCCCGGCGGCCAGGTCGAGTTCAACCGGATCACCGCTCCCGGCAACTACGGCTGGCCCTACTGCACCGGCACCAACACGACGGCCGAGACGTACACCGAGTACACCTTCCCGTCCGGCCCGGCGGGCGCGAAGTACAACTGCGCCGGCGGGCCCGCGAACAACTCGCCCCGCAACACCGGCCTGACCACACTGCCCGCCGCCAAGGCCTCGTGGATCCGCTACGGCGGTGAGGCGGGCAGTCCGCCGGAGTTCGGGTCGGGTTCGGAGTCCCCGATGGGCGGCCCGGTCTACCGGTACGACGCCGCCAGCACCTCGGACGTCAAGTTCCCGGAGGACCTCGACGGCCACTTCTTCGCCGGAGAGTTCGGCCGCCGCTGGATCAAGACGATCGACGTCAACGCGAACGGCACGCCCGGCACCATCGGAGCCTTCCCCTGGTCCGGCACCCAGGTGATGGACATGGCCTTCGGGCCCAACGGCGCGCTCTACGTGCTCGACTACGGCACGGGCTACTTCAGCGGCGACGCCAACTCGGCGCTCTACCGCATCGAGTACGTCGGCGGCGGCAACCGCTCGCCCGTCGCCAAGGCCGCGGCCGACCGGACCTCCGGCCAGGCCCCCCTCACCGTGGCGTTCTCGTCGACGGGTTCCAGCGACCCCGAAGGCGGGGCCCTCAGCTACTCCTGGAACTTCGGCGACGGCTCCACCTCGACCTCCGCCGCCCCCAGCCACACCTACACCGCCAACGGCCAGTACACCGCGGTCCTCACCGTCCGCGACCCCGACGGAGACACCGGCACCGCGAGCCTGCCGATCACGGTCGGCAACACCGCCCCCACGGTCACCGTGAAGCTGCCCGTCGACGGGACGCTCTTCTCCTTCGGCGACAGCGTGCCGTACGAGATCACCGTCACCGACCCCGAGGACGGAACGATCGACTGCGCGAAGGTCAAGATGACCTACGTACTGGGGCACGACAACCACGGCCACGCCGTCACTTCGAAGAACGGCTGCACCGGCTCCATCACCGTGCCGGTCGACGGCGAGCACGACGACGCGGCGAACATCTTCGGGGTGTGGGACGCCGAGTACACCGACGCGGGCGCGGGCGGCCGGCCCCCGCTCACCACGCACGCGCAGAGCATCACCCAGCCCCGCCACCGCCAGGCGGAGCACTTCTCCACCTCCACCGGAGTCACCGTCATGAACAAACCGGCGGCCCAGGGCGGCAAGACCGTCGGTGACATCCACAACGGCGACTGGATCGCCTTCACTCCCTACGCTCTGGGCGACGCGAGGAGACTCAGCGCACGGGTCTCCTCCGCGGGCTCCGGCGGCACCCTGGAGGTACGGGCGGGTTCCGCCACCGGCACACTGCTGGGCTCGGTCGCCGTTCCGGTGACGGGAGGCTGGGACACGTTCACCACGGTCAACGCCACGCTGAGCGGCGCGCCGGCCGGCACGACCACGCTGTACCTGGTCTTCAAGGGCGCCGGCTCGGGGGCCCTGTACGACGTGGACAGCTTCGACCTCGGGCAGCCGGGCCGGATCACCGGTCTCGCCGGGAAGTGCGCGGACGTCCGTGGGGCGGCCACGGCGGACGGCACTCCTGTGCAGCTCTACGGCTGCAACGGCACCGACGCGCAGAAGTGGAGCCGGGTCGGCCAGACCTTCCAGGCCCTGGGCAAGTGCATGGACGTGGCCGGCGGTGCCACGGCGAACGGGACGCCGGTCCAGTTGTACGGCTGCAACGGGACGGGCGCCCAGCGGTGGGACACCCACACCAACGGGACGCTGCGCAACCCGCAGTCGGGCCGCTGCCTCGATGTGCCGGGCGGCAACTCCGCCGACGGTACGCAACTGGCCCTCTACGACTGCGTCCCCACCTCCCCCAACGAGCAGTGGGTGATGTCATGA